Proteins encoded within one genomic window of Komagataella phaffii GS115 chromosome 3, complete sequence:
- a CDS encoding Lsm (Like Sm) protein: MTQNQNRSQTAGLSDVFQNDSEKDLYLESYMYTTAAALVGSIDKIVTVTLREGRVFIGILRTFDQFANLVLQDTVERIYIGDDKYAEAPQGVFLIRGENVSLVGEIDLDQQDKDLEKRSQIPFPEAQRIRKELVAAKQAKTTKERELMLSKGFEPQS; this comes from the coding sequence ATGACCCAGAATCAAAATAGATCACAAACGGCCGGTTTGTCGGACGTTTTTCAGAACGATTCTGAGAAGGATCTTTATCTGGAGTCGTATATGTACACTACAGCAGCAGCCCTCGTTGGAAGCATTGATAAAATAGTAACAGTAACACTTAGAGAGGGTCGTGTCTTTATTGGGATTCTTCGAACATTTGACCAGTTTGCCAACTTGGTGCTCCAAGATACCGTTGAGAGAATCTATATCGGTGATGATAAATATGCGGAGGCTCCTCAAGGGGTCTTTTTGATCAGAGGTGAGAACGTATCCTTGGTTGGAGAGATTGACCTTGACCAGCAAGATAAGGATTTAGAGAAGAGATCCCAGATTCCCTTTCCAGAAGCCCAAAGAATTCGCAAGGAGCTGGTTGCTGCTAAACAAGCTAAGACGACCAAAGAACGAGAATTAATGTTGAGTAAAGGGTTTGAACCCCAGAGTTAG
- a CDS encoding Lactate transporter, producing the protein MSHSIHSAAHKSVMTDIEKQHDRIHPHDHPVTPLEKPDLSAKSIKHYFATRLSTLVPKAEDFKDKRYIFNPFMVLRELTPKNWNFFMCGFAAWTWDAVDFFSVSLNVTNIAKDLNVTTKDVTWGLTLVLMLRSVGAISFGLWADRKGRKWPFIFNMILLIVLQIGLGFVNTYKQFLGVRAVFGIAMGAVFGNASSLALDDCPPRAKGIVSGIFQQGYAFGYLLVVVFQRAITDNASKSWRALFWFSAGPPVLIILWRLVLPETDAFIAQQNLRMETSDGQTASQQFVKQGKDALRVYWLMLIYMIIMMAAFNFSSHSSQDLYPTLLTVQYEFGKDRSTVTNVVANLGAIVGGIFWGHMSNFIGRRLAVLLCCIVGGAFIYPWAFINGSGINAGAFFLQFAVQGGWGVCPVHLAEMSPPHFRAFVTGTTYQLGNLASSGSSTILADIGERFPIYDENGVRKEGVYDYAKVMAIFMGAVFAFLFIVMLLGPERRGASNLDDLQDYIDDWEQKDLDNKKGIETEFIEDVQLMEAVSNEDLSEKGNEKVEAFEGNK; encoded by the coding sequence ATGTCGCATTCAATCCATTCTGCTGCTCACAAGAGTGTCATGactgatattgaaaaacaaCACGACAGAATACATCCTCATGACCACCCAGTTACTCCTTTGGAAAAGCCAGACTTGTCTGCAAAATCGATAAAACATTACTTTGCTACTAGACTTTCCACGTTGGTGCCAAAAGCtgaagatttcaaagataagCGATACATTTTCAATCCTTTCATGGTGCTCCGTGAGTTGACACCCAAAAATTGGAACTTCTTTATGTGTGGTTTTGCTGCTTGGACTTGGGATGCTGTGgattttttctctgtttCTCTTAATGTAACAAATATTGCTAAAGACCTGAATGTCACCACCAAAGATGTCACTTGGGGTTTAACTCTGGTGTTGATGCTAAGGTCAGTTGGTGCTATTTCGTTTGGTCTGTGGGCAGAtagaaaaggaagaaaatggccttttattttcaacatgattcttctcattgttcttcaaattggACTGGGATTTGTGAACACTTATAAACAATTCTTAGGAGTGAGAGCTGTATTTGGTATTGCTATGGGTGCTGTGTTTGGTAACGCATCCTCTCTAGCATTAGATGACTGTCCTCCAAGAGCCAAGGGAATTGTTAGTGGTATATTCCAACAAGGATATGCCTTTGGTTACCTTCTGGTTGTGGTGTTTCAACGTGCTATCACTGATaatgcttcaaaaagttggagaGCGTTATTCTGGTTTAGTGCCGGTCCGCCAGTGCTTATCATATTATGGAGACTGGTTCTACCAGAAACAGATGCATTTATTGCCCAGCAAAACTTGAGAATGGAAACTAGCGATGGACAGACTGCCTCACAACAGTTCGTCAAACAGGGAAAAGACGCCTTGAGAGTCTACTGGTTGATGCTTATCTACATGATTATCATGATGGCCGCATTCAACTTTAGTTCTCACTCCTCCCAAGATCTTTACCCTACTCTTCTAACAGTTCAATATGAATTTGGTAAAGACAGATCTACAGTTACTAACGTCGTGGCAAATCTTGGAGCCATTGTCGGAGGTATTTTCTGGGGTCATATGTCCAACTTCATTGGTCGACGTCTTGCAGTTTTGCTCTGTTGTATAGTAGGTGGAGCTTTCATTTACCCTTGGGCATTTATAAATGGTTCAGGGATCAATGCTGGTGCTTTCTTCTTACAATTTGCTGTCCAAGGTGGATGGGGTGTATGTCCAGTTCATCTTGCTGAGATGTCTCCGCCCCATTTCCGAGCTTTTGTTACAGGAACCACCTACCAGCTAGGAAACCTGGCATCATCTGGATCATCTACTATCCTGGCCGATATTGGAGAAAGATTCCCCATTTACGACGAGAATGGAGTGCGGAAAGAGGGTGTTTATGACTATGCCAAAGTAATGGCTATATTTATGGGAGCTGTGTTTGCTTTCCTGTTTATTGTGATGTTGCTGGGTccagaaagaagaggagcCTCCAATCTTGATGATCTCCAGGATTACATTGACGATTGGGAGCAAAAAGATCTGGACAACAAAAAAGGAATTGAAACTGAGTTCATCGAAGATGTTCAGTTAATGGAGGCTGTCTCTAATGAGGACCTTTCTGAGAAAGGCAATGAGAAAGTAGAGgcttttgaaggaaataAGTAA
- a CDS encoding Subunit of tRNA (1-methyladenosine) methyltransferase produces the protein MSFLYYKDVIEEEDLVMAFISRNDIKPMIVKSGETLNTRYGVFPHDLMIGARYGEQIASAKGYGFIHLLQPTPELWTLSLPHRTQIVYTFDSSYVVQRLRVLPGSRVIEAGTGSGSFSHAFARTIHSNGRLFSYEFHKPRYEEAKGEFECHKLPNITLTHRDVCTDGFKVDGVNVDGDAVFLDLPAPWEAIEHLDEVVAKDRRVSICCFSPCIEQVVKTIEALTAKNWNGIEMVEVSGRKWEAHREMVRDVDEAVARLKDIKKRAVAGLERKRKLNQTSDEFENEDIDIQTTEENDISHKEPAGKGETDLKPKSDQNTKDRGYNPFGKGMRIREGDPAYNWINVTRSEPEVKSHTSYLTFAYRNQ, from the coding sequence ATGTCGTTCCTGTATTATAAAGACGTTATAGAGGAAGAGGACTTGGTAATGGCATTTATATCGAGGAATGACATTAAGCCTATGATAGTCAAATCCGGGGAAACCTTAAACACACGTTACGGTGTGTTTCCACATGATTTGATGATTGGAGCCCGTTATGGAGAACAAATAGCCAGCGCTAAGGGATACGGTTTCATTCATTTGCTTCAGCCTACCCCAGAGCTATGGACCCTATCTTTACCCCATAGAACTCAGATTGTATATACCTTTGATAGTTCATATGTTGTGCAGAGGTTACGAGTTCTTCCAGGTAGTCGAGTGATTGAGGCTGGTACGGGATCTGGGTCTTTCAGTCATGCTTTTGCCCGTACGATACACAGCAATGGACGTCTCTTCAGCTATGAGTTTCATAAGCCACGTTATGAAGAGGCCAAGGGGGAGTTTGAATGTCACAAGTTGCCCAATATCACCTTAACTCATCGAGATGTATGCACAGACGGattcaaagttgatggaGTCAACGTGGATGGTGATGCCGTATTTTTAGATCTCCCAGCTCCTTGGGAAGCAATTGAGCATCTTGATGAAGTAGTGGCAAAGGATCGTCGGGTGTCCATATGCTGTTTCTCCCCGTGTATAGAACAAGTTGTGAAAACGATAGAAGCATTAACGGCGAAAAACTGGAATGGCATTGAAATGGTTGAAGTTTCTGGACGTAAGTGGGAAGCTCATCGTGAGATGGTGAGAGATGTGGATGAAGCGGTCGCTCGTCTGaaagatatcaaaaagAGGGCAGTAGCAGGCCTGGAACGCAAgagaaaattgaatcagACCTCTGATGAATTTGAGAATGAGGATATTGACATCCAAACcactgaagaaaatgacatTTCTCATAAGGAGCCTGCTGGGAAAGGTGAAACTGATCTTAAACCAAAGTCGGACCAAAATACCAAGGATCGTGGGTATAATCCGTTTGGCAAAGGTATGCGTATACGAGAAGGTGATCCGGCATATAATTGGATCAATGTTACACGTTCAGAACCTGAAGTCAAGTCGCACACATCCTATTTGACATTTGCCTATAGAAATCAATAG
- a CDS encoding Putative dihydrokaempferol 4-reductase has product MVSKVLLTGASGYIAQHITNELLSHGFHVIGTVRRQEQADQLHKQFTEENPALQRDPSLLTYVLVPDIGAPDAFDEVLKSTSDITYVLHTASPVALNDDRALEDVYLKPAVEGTKNILSAIKKFANVSVKNVVVTASLACIMNLDKAEDKSFIHTEKVWNNNTWDQTKGGDKIVAYIVSKKEAEKAAWDFVEKEKPNFKLTTVNPPYVFGPQKFDASAKKESLNTSAEIVGSLLRTKYPSDDKLFDDPVSISVDVRDVALYHVLPLLDADLASKRLFVVQSKFSAQRILNIINENFPDLKGKIAVGKPEETARLEALKAPEYNNSVTVGLTGVDPIPLEKTIVDSVKQILRANK; this is encoded by the coding sequence CTAATGAATTACTCTCCCATGGCTTTCATGTCATTGGAACTGTAAGAAGACAGGAGCAGGCAGACCAATTGCATAAGCAATTCACAGAAGAAAATCCAGCTTTGCAGAGGGATCCCTCCCTTTTGACCTATGTGCTTGTTCCAGATATTGGTGCTCCAGACGCTTTTGATGAGGTATTGAAGTCAACATCTGACATTACCTATGTTCTTCATACTGCTTCTCCAGTTGCTCTCAATGATGATAGAGCTCTCGAGGACGTTTATTTAAAGCCCGCCGTTGAGGGAACTAAAAACATCTTAAGTGCTATCAAGAAGTTTGCTAATGTCAGTGTCAAGAACGTCGTAGTGACCGCTTCTCTTGCTTGTATCATGAACCTTGATAAGGCTGAAGACAAAAGTTTCATCCACACTGAAAAGGTGTGGAACAACAATACTTGGGATCAAACCAAAGGCGGGGATAAAATTGTTGCTTACATCgtttccaagaaggaggCTGAGAAAGCTGCCTGGGACTTCGTTgagaaggagaaaccaAACTTCAAATTGACGACAGTAAACCCTCCTTATGTCTTCGGTCCTCAGAAATTCGATGCTTCGGCTAAGAAggaatctttgaacacCTCAGCTGAGATCGTTGGATCTCTGTTGCGCACGAAGTATCCATCTGATGACAAGTTGTTTGATGATCCCGTGAGTATATCAGTGGATGTTAGAGATGTTGCTCTCTACCATGTGCTGCCACTTCTAGATGCTGATCTGGCTTCGAAGAGATTGTTTGTTGTTCAATCCAAGTTCAGTGCTCAGAGAATCCTGAACATTATCAACGAGAATTTTCCTGACTTAAAGGGCAAGATTGCTGTTGGAAAGCCCGAGGAAACGGCAAGATTGGAAGCTCTCAAGGCACCCGAGTATAACAACAGTGTTACTGTAGGGTTAACGGGAGTTGACCCCATCCCACTGGAGAAGACGATTGTGGACTCTGTCAAACAGATATTGCGAGCAAACAAGTAA
- a CDS encoding Mitochondrial amino acid transporter yields MLNEHCKHSANDGFNECLDFSGFYWPSLVDRCLISISSSGSVGFFHSALSSIEERMPELTQSLTEIFDSYSKEGKLDYNGFIDILSNESYASQYFNNFLRIPNSSLGLLYLLVDKDANGQISLDNWLAFSEKLLNEEESSITYKLFQNLDSSFKDKSEDEFKSLVSTNLNDQFKSQFDRVVSDDGKILPEDFRNIVSSIYSSRLPTAAIDQIGRLCTESLTFNEAASLFDFVQAIPKLNYYTFRASNNFKDTLCKEDFIAALKETINTEDNVSDSFLDYYYQLTTFIVNSTNQNHLLKGDLLAILTDDMVTTEETVDGGFSLYPILNSAYSFLLGSIAGSIGATIVYPIDLVKTRMQNQKGNAKYSSYFDCFKKTFRSEGLRGFYSGLLPQLVGVAPEKAIKLTVNDIVRSIGVKQSANGEITMPWEILAGCSAGAAQVVFTNPLEITKIRLQVQGEALKQSLAEGTNVVEKTAVDIVRELGIRGLYKGASACLLRDVPFSAIYFPCYANLKKHLFDFDPKDPTKNSSLESWQLLVSGALAGMPAAYFTTPCDVIKTRLQVEHKAGDMHYTGISNAFKTILKEEGFSALFKGGLARVFRSSPQFGFTLASYELFQTYIPLSAFYPDPNQTKTLGKVAGAITDGKGNSLNSLTPVDISKLDNARDVHYSISEHARKVVNTSFDLNPKLNSFNYFNYVNEKK; encoded by the exons ATGCTGAATGAGCACTGTAAACATTCAGCCAATGACGGGTTCAACGAGTGCCTTGATTTCTCGGGCTTCTACTGGCCATCCTTGGTTGACCGTTGTCTCATCTCAATATCTTCTTCCGGATCTGTTGGATT TTTTCATTCTGCGTTGAGCTCTATAGAAGAAAGAATGCCGGAGCTTACCCAATCATTGACTGAGATCTTCGACTCATATTCAAAGGAGGGCAAACTGGACTACAACGGATTTATAGATATTCTGTCTAATGAGTCTTACGCCTCGCAAtatttcaacaactttttgaGGATTCCGAACAGTTCTCTGGGGTTATTGTACCTTTTGGTGGACAAGGACGCCAATGGTcagatttctttggataaTTGGTTAGCGTTTTCCGAAAAACTGTTGAACGAGGAAGAGAGTAGTATCACCTATAAGTTGTTCCAGAATTTGGACTCGTCCTTCAAGGACAAGTCCGAAGATGagttcaaatctttggtttCTACCAACTTGAATGATCAATTCAAGTCGCAGTTTGACAGAGTTGTGTCCGATGATGGTAAAATACTCCCCGAGGACTTCCGTAACATCGTATCCTCTATTTACTCTTCTAGGCTGCCAACAGCAGCTATCGATCAAATCGGAAGACTTTGCACCGAAAGTTTAACCTTCAACGAGGCCGCTAGTCTGTTTGACTTTGTCCAGGCTATACCCAAGCTAAACTACTACACGTTCAGAGCAtccaacaacttcaagGACACCCTTTGCAAGGAAGATTTCATTGCTGCCCTCAAGGAGACAATCAACACTGAGGACAATGTCTCAGATTCCTTTTTGGATTACTACTACCAGCTGACCACATTCATTGTTAATTCTACCAACCAGAATCATTTATTGAAGGGTGATCTTTTGGCTATTTTAACGGATGACATGGTCACTACCGAGGAAACCGTAGATGGTGGATTCTCTTTGTATCCAATCTTAAACTCTGCATATTCATTCTTGCTAGGCTCGATAGCTGGTTCCATTGGAGCTACCATTGTGTACCCCATTGACCTTGTTAAAACCAGAATGCAAAATCAGAAGGGTAATGCCAAATACAGCTCATACTTCGACTGTTTTAAGAAAACTTTCAGAAGTGAAGGTCTCAGGGGGTTTTACTCCGGTCTGTTGCCTCAACTAGTCGGTGTTGCTCCTGAGAAAGCTATCAAACTTACAGTTAATGATATAGTCAGAAGTATAGGTGTGAAGCAATCTGCTAACGGAGAAATCACCATGCCATGGGAGATTTTGGCTGGTTGTTCTGCGGGTGCAGCTCAAGTTGTCTTCACAAACCCATTAGAAATCACCAAGATTCgtcttcaagttcaaggtGAAGCTCTTAAACAATCTCTTGCTGAAGGTACAAATGTTGTCGAAAAAACTGCAGTCGACATCGTTAGGGAATTAGGTATTCGTGGTTTATACAAAGGTGCATCTGCATGTTTACTGAGAGATGTACCTTTTTCTGCTATCTATTTCCCATGCTATGCTAACCTTAAGAAACATTTGTTTGACTTTGACCCCAAAGACCCCACAAAGAACAGTTCTTTAGAATCTTGGCAATTATTAGTTTCTGGTGCACTTGCTGGTATGCCTGCTGCTTACTTCACAACACCCTGCGATGTCATCAAGACAAGACTGCAGGTTGAACACAAGGCCGGCGATATGCATTATACCGGTATTTCCAACGCCTTCAAGACGATCCTCAAGGAAGAAGGTTTTTCTGCATTATTTAAAGGTGGTCTAGCAAGAGTGTTCCGTTCTTCTCCTCAGTTCGGTTTCACGTTGGCCTCATATGAATTGTTCCAAACGTACATTCCATTATCGGCATTCTATCCAGATCCAAACCAGACCAAGACTCTGGGTAAAGTTGCCGGTGCTATCACAGATGGGAAGGGAAACAGTTTGAACTCCCTGACCCCTGTAGATATTTCCAAGCTGGATAATGCCCGAGACGTTCACTATTCTATCAGTGAACACGCAAGGAAAGTCGTCAACACGTCATTCGATCTCAACCCAAAACTGAACAGCTTCAATTACTTCAACTACGTTAACGAAAAGAAATGA